A single Paenibacillus sp. FSL R5-0517 DNA region contains:
- a CDS encoding radical SAM protein yields MTAKNKYKSLELETPGVYELEGLEVGVTSNCNYKCDYCCAYNRDDGACIGSQEIIRIISELPRLKRVRLSGGEVTLKYQDCLEIVTYCAAHGIDTQLNSNASLLTEERILALRDAGLSNIHISFNYTDAESYAAYYRVHPLMYERLEQNIRLCTEAGLETVLETLLFEGNQANMQAISDKVYDLGVRIHEIQNSIKMPHTDWSQIVSRASLVRSVTELIEHKKPDTTLYFTCMDRFAEQLNLREQPGVYFSNCVDGTKQLHLHGNGDILICELCHPVVIGNIYKGTSLKDIYAQQPPALTEFLEKRPCPAYDALFPYV; encoded by the coding sequence TTGACAGCCAAAAACAAATATAAATCACTCGAACTTGAAACACCCGGCGTATATGAGCTGGAAGGGCTTGAAGTTGGAGTGACATCGAACTGTAATTATAAATGCGACTATTGCTGCGCCTACAATCGGGACGATGGAGCGTGCATCGGTAGTCAGGAAATCATCCGTATTATTAGTGAGCTTCCTCGTCTTAAGCGCGTGCGATTGTCCGGGGGCGAAGTTACCCTGAAATACCAGGATTGTCTGGAGATCGTGACGTACTGTGCGGCACATGGCATCGATACACAATTGAACAGTAATGCCAGTCTGCTGACAGAAGAACGGATTCTCGCGTTGCGTGATGCAGGCTTGTCCAACATTCATATCTCGTTCAATTATACGGATGCGGAGTCGTATGCTGCGTACTACCGTGTGCATCCTCTCATGTATGAGAGACTGGAGCAGAATATCCGTTTGTGCACGGAAGCCGGTCTGGAGACGGTACTGGAAACGTTACTGTTTGAAGGGAATCAAGCGAACATGCAGGCCATTAGCGATAAGGTGTATGATTTGGGTGTGCGCATCCATGAGATCCAGAACAGCATTAAGATGCCACATACCGATTGGAGTCAGATTGTATCCCGAGCGTCTCTTGTTCGATCTGTAACGGAGCTGATTGAGCATAAAAAGCCAGATACAACGCTCTATTTCACCTGTATGGACCGGTTTGCTGAACAGTTGAATTTGCGGGAGCAACCGGGCGTGTATTTCTCTAATTGTGTGGATGGCACGAAACAACTTCACTTGCACGGCAACGGGGATATTCTCATCTGTGAGTTATGCCATCCTGTCGTCATTGGCAACATCTATAAAGGAACGTCGTTGAAGGATATCTATGCCCAGCAGCCACCAGCGTTAACGGAATTCCTGGAAAAGCGGCCTTGTCCCGCATATGATGCTCTATTTCCATACGTATAA
- a CDS encoding bifunctional glycosyltransferase family 2/GtrA family protein, with product MTILIPSYEPDVRLLNLVLQLQTFKLGPIVIVDDGSGPGYRGIFETAEAYGCTILTHPVNLGKGRALKTGFQYIKEYGPQGGVVCADSDGQHLPHDIKRIFEVLLAQTTPGIVLGSRRFSGKIPARSRIGNTVTRAVFSLTTGTKVYDTQTGLRGFPYAMLDWLNQIPGDRFEYEMNMLLSAHKEGYEITEEFIDTVYLDHNESSHFRPLVDSFRIYRPILMFSTSSLLSALIDFALLFVIQYFTHNLFLSVVAARLCSSLFNYTMNRKYVFSAGRTSKVRQSLPKYFSLVLLVLLLNYGLLYFYNEKLIIPLLAAKLLTEVSIFVFSYWAQRRFVY from the coding sequence ATGACGATATTAATTCCATCCTATGAACCCGATGTGCGTTTGCTGAATCTCGTTCTGCAGTTACAGACATTTAAGCTTGGACCTATTGTGATTGTGGATGATGGCAGTGGCCCGGGTTACCGTGGGATTTTCGAGACGGCAGAAGCCTATGGCTGTACGATCCTGACACATCCCGTCAATCTGGGGAAGGGTAGGGCGTTGAAGACAGGCTTTCAGTATATTAAGGAGTATGGGCCTCAGGGCGGTGTAGTGTGTGCAGACAGTGACGGGCAGCATCTGCCACATGATATTAAGCGTATCTTTGAAGTGCTGCTCGCACAAACGACACCCGGAATTGTGCTCGGCAGTCGTCGTTTCAGTGGTAAGATTCCAGCACGGAGTCGTATTGGCAACACAGTCACACGAGCGGTCTTTTCCCTTACGACAGGTACCAAAGTATATGACACACAGACGGGTCTGCGCGGTTTTCCCTACGCCATGCTGGACTGGCTGAACCAGATCCCCGGGGATCGGTTTGAATACGAGATGAACATGCTGTTAAGTGCACACAAGGAAGGGTATGAGATTACGGAGGAGTTTATTGATACGGTGTATCTGGATCACAATGAGTCCTCTCATTTCCGCCCGCTGGTCGATTCGTTCCGAATCTATAGGCCGATTCTGATGTTCAGCACATCTTCGTTGCTGTCTGCTCTAATTGATTTTGCATTACTATTCGTTATTCAGTATTTCACGCATAATCTGTTTCTGTCGGTTGTTGCAGCGAGACTATGCAGCTCACTCTTCAACTACACGATGAATCGGAAGTACGTATTTTCAGCTGGACGAACCTCGAAGGTCCGGCAGTCTTTGCCCAAATACTTCTCACTTGTCCTACTGGTGCTGTTATTAAACTACGGTTTACTGTATTTTTATAATGAAAAACTGATTATTCCGCTGCTCGCAGCCAAGCTGTTAACTGAGGTGTCCATCTTTGTATTCAGCTATTGGGCGCAGCGCAGATTTGTCTATTAA
- a CDS encoding PRD domain-containing protein, translating to MSKGMILQVERVVGSNIVLARSHQNTKEYVLIGKGLGFAFKAESTVQTDDSRIEKRFRLEDREEWGQAQELIKDLDPNVIDISDRIIRLIADQFPGKLNDKIYLALPSHIQFTLYRIRNGMEILNPFLTETKLSFPKEFEIASEAAAMIGEAFGVEVPEDEAGFLTYHVYSSVNHVPVGQLVKVSNVISKLQSIIEDEGGIRFDQGSLSQARLMIHLRFSMERLYQQPMTAPTFAQYVKNEYTSEYQLATKLSAVMAEDLGTEVPEEETAFLTMHLYRLFQTHAKTNNRKDNTQ from the coding sequence GTGAGTAAAGGAATGATTCTGCAGGTGGAGCGGGTCGTTGGCAGTAATATTGTTCTGGCCCGGTCGCACCAGAATACCAAGGAGTACGTACTGATTGGCAAAGGGTTGGGATTTGCGTTCAAGGCGGAAAGCACCGTTCAGACAGATGATTCGCGGATTGAGAAAAGGTTCCGGCTGGAAGACCGGGAGGAGTGGGGGCAGGCGCAGGAGCTGATAAAGGATCTGGACCCCAATGTCATCGACATCTCTGACCGAATTATCCGTCTCATCGCTGATCAGTTTCCCGGCAAGCTGAATGACAAGATCTACCTTGCTCTTCCGAGTCATATTCAGTTCACCTTATATCGTATCCGCAACGGGATGGAGATTCTGAATCCTTTTCTTACGGAGACAAAGCTCAGTTTTCCGAAAGAATTCGAAATTGCCTCGGAAGCGGCGGCCATGATCGGAGAGGCCTTTGGCGTAGAGGTACCGGAGGATGAGGCCGGGTTCCTGACATACCATGTGTACTCCTCCGTAAATCACGTCCCTGTCGGACAGTTGGTTAAGGTATCCAATGTGATCAGCAAACTTCAGTCGATTATTGAAGATGAGGGTGGTATTCGCTTTGATCAGGGCAGCCTTAGCCAGGCAAGACTCATGATACACCTGCGCTTCTCCATGGAACGCCTGTATCAGCAACCGATGACGGCCCCCACCTTCGCACAATATGTGAAAAATGAATATACGTCCGAATACCAGCTGGCCACAAAACTAAGCGCTGTAATGGCCGAGGATTTGGGTACAGAAGTGCCTGAGGAAGAAACGGCTTTTCTCACAATGCATCTATACCGGCTTTTTCAAACCCATGCCAAAACCAACAACAGAAAGGACAACACACAATGA
- a CDS encoding pyridoxal 5'-phosphate synthase, with protein MSNQPIELLQHLKSLSGPFPTWDMGQLPERPGKLFLEWLRLAVENEVKEPHAMTISTVDHDGYPDARVLILKNVIDETFYFASSSESRKGQQLKENPHVALTFYWPSLGRQIRIKGIAEDQGDQAGADDFRKRSAGARTVAMTGHQSEVLNSEEVLDNAIEAQKERIQRDPDVVTSQWRLYAVNAQEVEFWQGDSERKHVRVQYVRQDGQWKTRRLWP; from the coding sequence ATGAGTAATCAACCCATTGAACTGCTACAACATTTGAAGTCTTTATCTGGACCATTTCCAACGTGGGATATGGGGCAGTTGCCGGAGCGGCCAGGGAAGCTATTTTTGGAGTGGTTGAGATTGGCGGTTGAGAACGAAGTGAAAGAACCTCATGCCATGACGATCTCCACCGTGGATCACGATGGTTATCCTGATGCGCGGGTGTTAATTTTGAAAAACGTAATCGACGAAACGTTCTATTTTGCCTCCAGTTCGGAGAGCCGAAAAGGGCAGCAGTTGAAGGAGAACCCTCATGTGGCTCTCACCTTCTACTGGCCTTCACTTGGAAGACAGATTCGGATAAAGGGAATTGCTGAGGATCAGGGAGATCAAGCAGGCGCTGATGATTTCCGCAAACGTTCAGCTGGAGCGCGAACAGTTGCCATGACAGGGCATCAGAGTGAGGTTTTGAATAGTGAGGAAGTGCTGGATAATGCCATTGAAGCTCAGAAAGAACGTATCCAACGTGACCCCGATGTCGTTACATCTCAATGGCGTTTATATGCCGTGAATGCACAAGAGGTGGAGTTCTGGCAGGGAGATTCAGAGCGCAAGCATGTGCGAGTCCAATATGTGAGGCAAGATGGTCAGTGGAAGACACGCAGATTGTGGCCTTGA
- a CDS encoding AAA family ATPase produces MYLRSVELMSTKIENRNQYPFDIPAIRSLERLELTNNITFFVGENGSGKSTLLEGIAHQCGFNTAGGGRNNTYETHASESSLGNYLRLAWLPKITNGFFMRSESFYQFASHVDEMPASLQYYGGRSLHEQSHGESFLSLFVNRFSSKGIYLLDEPEAALSPARQLSLLRILHDLSGTSQFIIATHSPILLGYPGAEILSFDDSHIQEVAYEDTDHYQITRSFLENRDRMLNELFKD; encoded by the coding sequence ATGTATCTTCGAAGTGTAGAACTCATGTCGACCAAGATTGAGAATCGGAACCAATATCCTTTTGACATCCCCGCGATACGTTCGTTGGAACGTTTGGAGCTCACGAATAACATTACTTTTTTTGTAGGTGAAAATGGTTCAGGGAAATCTACGCTGCTAGAGGGCATCGCTCATCAATGTGGATTCAATACCGCAGGGGGCGGCAGGAATAATACCTATGAGACACATGCTTCGGAATCCTCGCTCGGGAATTATCTCAGGCTGGCATGGTTGCCCAAAATAACGAATGGTTTCTTCATGCGCTCTGAATCGTTCTATCAATTCGCATCACATGTCGATGAGATGCCGGCATCGCTTCAATATTATGGCGGGCGTTCATTGCATGAACAATCGCACGGGGAGTCTTTTCTCAGTCTGTTCGTCAATCGCTTCAGTTCCAAAGGCATCTATCTGCTTGATGAGCCCGAAGCCGCTTTATCTCCTGCTAGGCAGCTCTCTTTATTGCGTATCCTTCATGATCTGTCAGGCACTTCGCAATTCATTATTGCGACGCACTCACCCATTTTGCTGGGGTATCCGGGGGCAGAGATTTTAAGCTTTGACGATAGCCATATTCAAGAGGTAGCCTATGAGGATACCGACCACTATCAGATTACCCGCAGTTTCCTGGAGAACCGCGACCGGATGCTGAATGAACTATTCAAGGATTAA
- a CDS encoding phosphodiester glycosidase family protein, producing MMKIYQKPTRKDPHKRPISPRKRRWLIITLVLVLAVCGILYSLADRYLIRHVQVVVADENTATAATGNTNDSTSTPTTATKVNATSDDWNYSSDDMEVHIDKVQSGSGSDQITYYVADVQLTDASSLRTALADNSFGTNITENTSEIAAANNAIFAINGDYYGFRDDGVIIRNGTLYRDSPTRDALALFNNGTIKTYNENEISSSELLAEGATNTLSFGPILIQDGEIVSDFSSVKIDNNFGNRSIQDANPRTAIGMIAPNHYVFVVVDGRQDDSRGMTLAELADVMKGLGATEAYNLDGGGSSTMYFMGRVVNNPLGRNQERGVSDILYLTEGQGS from the coding sequence ATGATGAAGATCTATCAGAAACCAACCCGGAAAGACCCCCATAAAAGACCGATCTCCCCTAGAAAGCGAAGATGGCTCATCATCACACTTGTCCTTGTGCTCGCAGTATGTGGAATCCTGTACAGCTTGGCTGACCGTTACCTGATCCGGCATGTGCAGGTGGTTGTAGCGGATGAGAACACAGCAACGGCAGCAACGGGCAACACGAATGATTCCACCAGTACTCCGACCACCGCAACTAAAGTGAATGCAACGTCAGATGATTGGAATTATTCGAGCGATGATATGGAGGTCCATATTGATAAGGTACAGTCAGGATCTGGCTCGGATCAAATTACGTATTATGTCGCTGATGTTCAGCTAACGGATGCAAGCAGCCTGAGAACAGCACTGGCGGATAACAGTTTTGGAACGAACATTACCGAGAATACGTCAGAGATTGCCGCAGCCAACAATGCGATCTTTGCCATTAATGGGGACTATTACGGATTCCGTGATGATGGTGTCATTATCCGAAATGGGACGTTGTATCGGGACAGCCCGACGCGGGATGCACTTGCCCTGTTCAACAATGGGACCATAAAAACATATAACGAGAATGAGATTTCTTCCTCGGAACTGCTGGCTGAAGGCGCCACCAATACGTTATCCTTCGGGCCCATTCTGATTCAGGATGGCGAGATTGTCAGTGACTTTAGCAGTGTAAAAATTGACAACAACTTCGGCAACCGCTCCATCCAGGATGCGAATCCAAGAACAGCAATCGGCATGATTGCTCCGAATCATTACGTCTTCGTAGTGGTGGACGGTCGGCAGGACGACAGTCGTGGCATGACCTTGGCAGAACTGGCCGATGTCATGAAAGGCCTTGGAGCAACCGAAGCCTACAATCTGGACGGCGGCGGTTCATCCACGATGTATTTTATGGGCAGAGTCGTCAATAATCCACTGGGGCGCAACCAGGAACGTGGCGTAAGTGACATTCTATATCTGACGGAGGGACAAGGATCATGA
- a CDS encoding PTS glucose transporter subunit IIA: protein MIWKWKNNKSAKTSETISVASPLTGTCVSLEEVPDEAFAQGIMGPGVAMIPQEGRLVAPIDGTVVHLIKSHHALMIEHASGLQLLLHIGMNTVSLKGQGFTPQVQTGDQVTIGQTLIEFDLNAIASAGYPLITPVIVANAAEQPWESHPEYGSVEAGMGTIMKVSLSK from the coding sequence ATGATCTGGAAATGGAAAAACAACAAATCTGCCAAAACATCTGAAACAATATCCGTCGCCTCCCCGCTCACCGGAACCTGCGTCAGTTTGGAAGAAGTGCCTGACGAAGCGTTCGCGCAAGGAATTATGGGACCGGGAGTCGCAATGATTCCCCAGGAGGGCAGGCTGGTCGCCCCTATCGACGGCACTGTGGTGCACCTGATCAAATCGCACCATGCCTTAATGATTGAGCATGCTTCCGGGCTGCAGCTGCTGCTGCATATCGGTATGAATACTGTCAGCCTGAAAGGACAGGGTTTCACACCCCAAGTGCAGACCGGGGATCAAGTCACTATCGGTCAGACTCTGATTGAATTTGACCTGAATGCGATCGCTTCCGCCGGTTATCCGCTCATCACCCCTGTCATCGTTGCGAATGCAGCTGAACAGCCGTGGGAGTCGCACCCGGAGTATGGCAGCGTAGAAGCAGGCATGGGAACGATCATGAAAGTCAGCTTATCCAAATAA
- a CDS encoding isochorismatase family cysteine hydrolase produces the protein MKVGLLIIDMQESIVRKKMDQTSIDHACEYINHVAGVLRTNNHVVIHVQDVEGMEEAAPDEYRIIPEVDVNEKDITITKEASNAFWQTDLEQVLKSHGIELVIIAGFAAEECVLFTYNGAMERGFRPVMLQNGILSTHHEAVISTYRDRNVISYPVVDYLYKFN, from the coding sequence ATGAAAGTAGGTTTGCTGATTATTGATATGCAAGAGAGTATTGTGCGGAAAAAGATGGACCAGACTTCGATAGACCATGCATGCGAGTACATTAATCATGTTGCAGGTGTGCTGCGCACGAATAATCATGTGGTCATTCACGTACAGGATGTGGAAGGGATGGAAGAGGCAGCGCCAGATGAGTATCGCATTATTCCCGAGGTGGATGTGAATGAGAAGGATATCACGATTACGAAGGAAGCATCCAATGCCTTCTGGCAGACTGATCTGGAGCAGGTGTTGAAGAGTCATGGCATTGAACTAGTGATCATCGCCGGCTTTGCCGCAGAGGAATGTGTTCTATTCACCTATAACGGAGCGATGGAGCGAGGTTTCCGGCCGGTGATGTTGCAAAATGGAATTCTAAGCACACATCACGAAGCAGTGATCTCAACGTACAGGGACCGCAATGTGATCTCATATCCTGTGGTTGATTATCTATATAAATTCAACTAA
- a CDS encoding GNAT family protein — protein MKTIESFFEPFPVLETERTILRRLTYDDLDDMYSYCVVPAVSEFTTWDAHQSKEDTKAFLDFVMSRYDVNLIGPWGIEDKQTKRLIGSCNYLGCDSDNRRVELGYVLSDQYWNQGYMTEVVKRIIQFGFDEVGLERIQAQCLVKNTGSAKVMEKAGMQFEGVLRKYMKVKNELQDLKMYAIVKEDFYNSY, from the coding sequence ATGAAAACGATTGAAAGTTTCTTCGAACCATTTCCGGTGTTGGAGACCGAAAGGACGATACTCCGGCGGCTTACCTATGATGATCTGGATGATATGTATAGTTATTGTGTTGTACCCGCTGTCTCGGAGTTCACCACTTGGGACGCGCATCAGAGCAAAGAAGATACCAAAGCTTTTTTGGATTTTGTCATGAGCCGGTATGATGTGAATTTAATAGGCCCATGGGGCATTGAAGATAAACAAACCAAGAGACTGATTGGGAGTTGTAACTATCTAGGGTGTGATAGCGATAACAGGAGAGTCGAGTTGGGATATGTGTTATCTGATCAATATTGGAATCAAGGCTACATGACCGAAGTGGTGAAACGAATCATCCAATTTGGATTTGACGAAGTGGGATTGGAACGAATCCAGGCTCAATGTTTAGTGAAGAACACGGGCTCCGCGAAAGTCATGGAGAAGGCAGGCATGCAATTTGAAGGTGTGCTGAGAAAATACATGAAGGTAAAAAATGAACTTCAGGATCTGAAGATGTATGCCATTGTAAAAGAAGATTTCTATAACTCGTATTAA
- a CDS encoding PTS transporter subunit EIIC encodes MLKSLQKLGKSLMLPVATLPAAGILQGLGLLNYEKDIPLGPVIGGFLNQYVVPFLNEGAGAIFGNLALIFAIGVAIGLAGDAVAALSALIAYMVLTRILGAVPSVFGYIPDDVKLDMGVLGGIFAGLLAAYMYKKYHNIKLPDWLGFFSGKRFVPMVTAGSMLVLAIMFGMIWSPIQDAIGAFGAWIVGFGGVGSMVFMIANRLLIPLGLHHVLNSIAWFQIGDYTNAAGEVVHGDLTRFFNGDPTAGMFMSGFFPIMMFALPAAALALIHTARPEKRKMVASIFIGAAVASFLTGITEPLEFSFMFAAPLLYVVHAILTGAAALIMYLLNVKLGFAFSAGLIDYLVNMKLSTNPLLMIPVGLAFAVVYYFLFRFMIVKFNLKTPGREDDAYDADTPTDTSAVAASADTKAGKVLAEIGGTDNIESIDACITRLRLVVRDDKAVNDRALKQLGASGVMRLGGGAVQVIFGTQSEILKDEIKKLM; translated from the coding sequence ATGCTGAAATCACTGCAAAAGCTGGGAAAATCCCTGATGCTTCCTGTAGCAACCTTGCCTGCAGCAGGTATTCTTCAAGGCCTCGGTCTTCTTAATTATGAAAAGGACATTCCGCTCGGTCCCGTGATCGGGGGATTTCTTAATCAGTATGTAGTTCCATTCCTGAATGAGGGAGCGGGGGCGATCTTTGGCAACCTTGCGCTCATCTTCGCCATTGGGGTGGCAATCGGACTGGCGGGGGATGCGGTCGCCGCGCTTTCAGCCCTGATCGCTTATATGGTACTGACGCGGATTCTGGGAGCCGTTCCAAGTGTATTCGGCTATATTCCTGACGATGTCAAGCTGGATATGGGCGTATTGGGCGGGATATTTGCCGGACTGCTTGCAGCCTATATGTATAAAAAATACCATAATATCAAGCTTCCTGACTGGCTCGGCTTCTTCTCCGGCAAACGCTTTGTGCCGATGGTGACCGCCGGCTCCATGCTGGTGTTGGCCATTATGTTCGGCATGATCTGGAGCCCGATTCAGGATGCCATCGGTGCTTTCGGCGCCTGGATTGTAGGTTTTGGCGGCGTTGGCTCCATGGTGTTCATGATCGCCAACCGCCTGCTCATCCCGCTCGGTCTGCATCATGTCCTCAACTCCATCGCCTGGTTCCAGATTGGAGATTATACCAATGCAGCCGGGGAAGTCGTGCACGGCGACCTGACCCGCTTCTTCAACGGAGACCCTACGGCAGGCATGTTCATGTCTGGCTTCTTCCCGATTATGATGTTCGCTCTTCCGGCAGCGGCGCTAGCCTTGATTCATACAGCCCGGCCTGAAAAGCGCAAAATGGTCGCTTCGATCTTTATCGGAGCAGCGGTCGCTTCATTCTTAACGGGTATTACCGAGCCGCTCGAGTTCTCCTTCATGTTCGCGGCTCCTCTGCTGTATGTAGTGCACGCTATTCTTACTGGTGCAGCAGCCCTGATCATGTACCTGCTGAACGTTAAGCTGGGCTTCGCCTTCTCTGCAGGTCTGATCGATTACCTTGTGAACATGAAGCTGTCAACCAATCCGTTGCTCATGATCCCGGTCGGACTCGCATTTGCGGTCGTCTATTATTTCCTGTTCCGGTTCATGATTGTCAAGTTCAACCTGAAAACGCCGGGGCGCGAAGATGACGCTTATGATGCCGATACCCCCACTGATACTTCCGCCGTGGCAGCGTCTGCCGACACCAAGGCTGGTAAGGTGCTTGCCGAGATCGGGGGAACAGATAATATCGAGAGCATTGACGCCTGCATCACTCGCCTCCGGCTAGTTGTTAGGGACGACAAAGCCGTCAACGATCGGGCACTCAAACAGCTTGGCGCTTCCGGCGTCATGAGGCTCGGTGGTGGAGCTGTGCAGGTTATCTTCGGCACTCAGTCTGAAATCCTGAAGGATGAGATTAAGAAGCTGATGTAA